Proteins found in one Miscanthus floridulus cultivar M001 chromosome 4, ASM1932011v1, whole genome shotgun sequence genomic segment:
- the LOC136549517 gene encoding rRNA biogenesis protein RRP5-like isoform X1: MAPPRGDRKMGKGAGGKTDLRPDRKQFKRHSKEDAAAEQGDGEGEQQQSAAPGSAALLAAASDEADFPRGGRSLLSKDEMAEARAEAEQDFEREGKKGKGKRKRRGGDSSGFGADDDLGTLFGGATTGKLPRFANRITVKNISPNMKLWGVVIEVNQKDIVLSLPGGIRGFVRSEDVCDIALQENRKDSENSLCAEVVHVGQLVPCIVLRVDDDKKEGKVNRRVWLSLRLSLLYRGLSLDGLQEGMVLTAQVKSTEDHGYILHFGVSSFSGFMQKDDKENVKIERRQLMQCVVKAIDKTRAIVHLSSDKDLLSKSIIKDLKGLSIDHLIPGMMVNARVHSVLENGVMLSFLTYFSGTVDIFNLLNSFPSGNWKDDYSKNKKVNARILFVDPSTRAVGLTLNKHLLHLEVPPINLKAGDIYDKSKVLRVDKKAGLFLEIPSPTPSPGFISIHDVSDKDAKNLEKFKEGSSLRVRILGVRNLEGVAIGTVKDSAFEGSVFTHDDVKPGMLVRAKVATVEPFGAIVQFSSGVKALCPLPHMSELEHIVKPSKKFKVGAELLFRVLGCKSKRVTVTYKKSLVKSKLDVLASYADAKIGLVTHGWITKIEKHGCFVKFYNGVQGFVSRSDLGLEAGTEAENVYHVGQVVKCRIINVIPASRKLNVSFVISHNRVIPIDTPKLGSIVSGVVERLTPAAIVVSVNGISKGTILNEHLADHHGQASQLKNLLKPGHEFNQLLVLDIEGQNLVLSAKHSLINCANDIPSEISQMHPGVVVHGYICNIIEAGCFVRFLGHLTGFSPKDKAVDRRIERLSDAFYVGQSVRSHILSINAETARVKLALQQSMCSSTDSSFIQGYFLLDQKIAALKYSSNDWAHTFGIGSLVEGEVGAIEEYGIILNFKDHPDVVGLIEHHQLGGSSVEVGSSVKGLVFDLSDGVVNLSLKPELIGSVRNVGKKKKRQRAAVADLELHEEVNAVVEIIKESYVVLSIPEYNYAIGFAPLMDYNSQLLPHHHYDNGQRITVVVGNIPSSDSSGRLILLPKASAQYSALSESKRAKKKSGYKIGSLVEAEIIDIKPLELLLQFGGNLHGRIHITEVLEEDSDEHPFSKLRIGQKLNARIVAEAEPSGKSGKNFKWELSIRPCIVKGEFEELTAQKEQKHTTNEIVRAYVVKVDKEWVWLTVSRNVMAHLFVLDSSSEPSELKEFQQRFSVGQAVKGRVINVNREKRLLRLKALDNQCTQPNIDEIQQSKFSVFEQTKQGDIIGGRVQKILPGVGGLVVQIGPHLHGRVHYTEIVDSWVAEPLSGFHEGQFVKCKVLSVSRSSEGSLRVDLSLRSSNLIRDSNNSGLVDDLATCTSRIEKIKDLLPGTEIKGYVKNVNSKGCFIMLSRMVEARITLSNLSDEYVENPQKDFPVGMLVHGRVLSTDPSSGRVEASLRKTTGSKLEKLDDISYSDLHVGDIIDGQVKRVESFGLFVTIRRSELVGLCHVSELSDEPVVDINSCYKAGDMVKAKILKIDEKRHRVSLGTKKSYFDSGLTADTNDDEDDESALMDISVAPQMVEYHNRSLVHRKAEPMASVLPLQVCLDESEGSDLEDNNNNNNKGLEIANGTEANAKKNDKQLKKEARKQRELEISAMEERALQGDVPQTPDDFEKLVRSSPNSSFVWIKYMATLLDLADVEKARAVAERALKTIIPREEEEKLNVWVAYFNLENEYGSPREDAVKKVFQRALQYCDPKKLHLALLAMYERTEQYELADELLDRMTKRFKTSCKIWLCRIQFALKQGKDVEYIKSIVNRVLLSLPHRKRIKFLSQTAILEFKCGVPEEGRSRFELILREYPKRTDLWSVYLDQEIRLGDREVIRALFERVTCLTLPPKKMQFLFKKYLNFEKSLGQDNERIQLVQQKAIEYVQSSLPSQDNS, translated from the exons ATGGCGCCGCCGCGCGGCGACAGGAAGATGGGAAAGGGCGCCGGTGGCAAGACCGACCTGCGCCCCGACCGGAAGCAGTTCAAAAGGCACAGCAAGGAGGATGCAGCTGCTGAGCAGGGGGATGGCGaaggagagcagcagcagtcggcAGCGCCGGGTTCTGCTGCGCTCCTCGCCGCAGCTTCTGACGAAGCTGACTTCCCGAGAG GGGGACGCAGCCTCCTGAGCAAGGATGAGATGGCGGAGGCTCGTGCGGAGGCGGAGCAGGATTTCGAGAgggaggggaagaaggggaaggggaaaagGAAGAGGAGGGGCGGCGACTCGTCTGGTTTTGGCGCGGATGACGACTTGGGGACACTCTTCGGCGGGGCCACCACTGGGAAGCTCCCACGCTTTGCTAATCGCATCACAGTAAAG AATATTTCACCAAATATGAAGCTCTGGGGTGTTGTAATTGAGGTTAACCAGAAAGATATCGTGTTAAGTCTACCTGGTGGAATTAGAGGGTTTGTTCGCTCAGAGGATGTGTGCGACATTGCTTTGCAGGAAAATCGTAAG gatagtgagAACAGTTTATGTGCAGAAGTTGTTCATGTTGGTCAGCTTGTTCCTTGTATAGTCCTACGAGTTGACGATGATAAGAAAGAAGGAAAAGTAAACAGACGGGTTTGGCTATCATTGCGATTAAGCCTACTGTACAGGGGACTTTCCCTGGATGGCTTGCAGGAAGGAATG GTACTTACTGCCCAAGTCAAAAGCACTGAGGACCATGGTTACATTCTTCATTTTGGAGTATCCTCCTTTAGCGGATTTATGCAAAAGGATGACAAAG AAAATGTGAAGATTGAGCGCCGACAACTGATGCAATGTGTTGTGAAGGCGATTGACAAAACTCGGGCTATTGTTCACTTGAGTTCTGATAAAGACTTGCTTTCTAAATCTATT ATTAAGGATCTGAAAGGCCTTTCTATTGATCATTTGATTCCTGGGATGATGGTTAATGCACGCGTCCATTCAGTTCTTGAAAATGGAGTCATGTTATCATTTCTTACTTATTTCAGTGGAACA GTTGATATTTTTAATTTGTTGAATTCCTTTCCCTCTGGTAATTGGAAAGATGATTACAGTAAGAATAAGAAG GTAAATGCTCGCATCCTGTTCGTTGATCCATCAACAAGAGCAGTTGGGCTTACATTGAACAAACATTTACTTCATCTTGAAGTACCCCCTATT AATCTAAAAGCTGGAGATATCTACGATAAATCAAAGGTGCTGAGGGTAGATAAAAAGGCTGGCCTTTTTCTTGAAATACCTTCTCCAACTCCATCACCTGGATTTATTAGT ATACATGATGTGTCAGACAAGGATGCAAAAAACTTGGAGAAGTTTAAGGAAGGCAGTAGCTTACGTGTCCGTATACTTGGAGTGCGGAATCTTGAAGGAGTTGCAATAGGCACCGTAAAA GACAGTGCTTTTGAAGGGTCTGTTTTCACTCATGATGATGTTAAACCTGGAATGTTAGTGAGAGCTAAGGTTGCTACTGTTGAGCCATTCGGTGCTATTGTACAGTTTTCAAGTGGTGTGAAAGCACTTTGCCCGCTTCCTCACATGTCAGAGTTGGAACATATTGTGAAACCATCAAAGAAATTTAAG GTTGGAGCTGAGCTTCTTTTCCGTGTATTGGGCTGCAAATCCAAGAGAGTTACAGTGACATACAAGAAGTCTCTG GTGAAATCAAAACTTGATGTGCTGGCATCATATGCTGATGCAAAAATTGGTTTAGTGACTCATGGATGGATTACTAAAATTGAAAAGCACGGTTGCTTTGTAAAATTCTACAATGGAGTTCAGGGTTTTGTTAGCAG ATCTGACCTTGGATTAGAGGCTGGAACTGAAGCAGAAAATGTTTATCATGTTGGTCAAGTGGTCAAATGTAGAATTATCAATGTGATCCCTGCTTCAAGAAAACTAAATGTTAGTTTTGTCATATCCCATAATAG GGTTATTCCAATAGACACTCCAAAGTTGGGTAGTATTGTCTCTGGTGTTGTGGAACGGCTTACTCCTGCAGCTATTGTTGTCAGTGTAAATGGCATCTCCAAGGGGACAATACTAAATGAACATTTGGCAGACCATCATG GTCAAGCTTCTCAGTTGAAGAATTTGCTGAAGCCTGGGCACGAGTTCAACCAACTTCTAGTTCTCG ATATTGAAGGTCAAAATTTAGTTCTTTCGGCAAAGCACTCACTTATCAATTGCGCAAATGACATTCCTTCAGAGATATCGCAGATGCATCCTGGAGTTGTAGTTCAT GGTTACATCTGCAACATTATCGAAGCTGGTTGTTTTGTCCGTTTTCTCGGACATTTGACTGGTTTCTCTCCCAAGGACAAA GCAGTTGATAGGCGGATAGAAAGGCTTTCTGATGCATTCTATGTTGGCCAGTCAGTTCGGAGTCATATACTCAGC ATAAATGCAGAAACTGCTAGAGTAAAACTCGCACTTCAACAGTCAATGTGCTCCTCAACAGATTCTTCATTTATTCAAGGATACTTTCTTCTGGATCAGAAG ATTGCAGCATTGAAGTACTCAAGCAATGATTGGGCTCACACTTTTGGCATTGGTAGCTTAGTTGAGGGGGAGGTGGGAGCAATAGAAGAATATGGCATTATCCTTAACTTCAAAGACCATCCGGATGTTGTTGGCTTAATCGAGCACCATCAAC TTGGTGGCAGTAGTGTGGAAGTGGGATCTTCTGTGAAGGGTCTTGTTTTCGATTTATCTGATGGAGTTGTTAACTTGTCCCTTAAACCAGAGCTAATTGGCAGTGTTAGAAATGTTGGAAAAAAGAAG AAACGCCAAAGGGCTGCAGTTGCAGACTTGGAGCTTCATGAGGAAGTGAATGCAGTTGTGGAAATAATCAAAGAGAGCTATGTG GTCCTTTCCATCCCTGAGTACAATTACGCAATTGGTTTTGCACCACTGATGGATTACAACTCACAACTGCTTCCCCACCACCACTATGATAATGGACAACG CATTACTGTGGTTGTTGGAAATATCCCAAGTTCTGATTCTTCTGGAAGACTTATCCTACTACCAAAAGCTTCGGCTCAGTATTCTGCCCTCTCTGAATCTAAAAGGGCTAAGAAGAAATCTGGCTACAAAATTGGGTCACTTGTTGAAGCAGAG ATTATTGATATCAAGCCGCTTGAACTTCTACTGCAATTTGGTGGCAATCTTCATGGAAGAATCCATATTACTGAG GTTCTTGAAGAGGATTCTGATGAGCATCCCTTTAGTAAACTCAGAATAGGGCAAAAGCTTAATGCCAGAATTGTTGCAGAGGCTGAACCTTCTGGAAAGAGTGGCAAAAACTTCAAATGGGAATTGTCTATTAGGCCATGTATAGTCAAGG GAGAGTTTGAAGAATTAACTGCTCAAAAAGAACAAAAGCACACCACAAATGAGATTGTACGTGCTTATGTCGTCAAGGTGGATAAGGAATGGGTCTGGTTAACTGTATCAAGAAATGTTATGGCTCATTTATTTGTACTTGATAGTTCTTCTGAGCCCAGCGAACTGAAAGAATTCCAGCAGCGCTTTAGTGTAGGCCAAGCAGTGAAGGGCCGTGTTATCAATGTGAACCGGGAGAAAAGGTTACTTCGGTTGAAGGCACTTGATAACCAATGCACACAGCCGAATATAGATGAAATACAACAATCAAAGTTCTCTGTGTTTGAACAAACAAAACAAGGAGATATCATCGGTGGACGTGTTCAAAAAATTCTACCTGGTGTTGGTGGGCTTGTCGTTCAGATTGGACCTCATCTCCATGGGAGGGTTCATTATACTGAAATTGTTGACTCATGGGTGGCCGAACCCTTGTCTGGATTCCATGAGGGCCAGTTTGTGAAGTGCAAGGTCCTGTCTGTGAGCCGCTCATCAGAAGGATCACTTCGAGTTGATCTTTCACTCCGTTCATCAAATCTGATCAGAGACTCTAACAACTCAGGACTAGTTGATGATCT GGCAACCTGTACCTCCCGGATCGAAAAGATCAAGGATCTGCTTCCCGGAACTGAGATTAAG GGCTATGTGAAGAATGTTAATTCCAAAGGATGTTTTATTATGCTTTCTCGAATGGTTGAGGCTAGGATTACTCTATCAAATTTGTCAGATGAGTATGTTGAAAATCCGCAGAAGGATTTCCCTGTTGGAATGCTTGTACATGGAAG GGTCCTGTCTACGGACCCATCATCAGGGAGAGTTGAGGCATCACTTAGGAAGACCACTGGTTCCAAATTGGAAAAGCTGGATGATATTAGTTATAGTGATTTGCATGTTGGGGATATCATTGATGGCCAAGTTAAGCGGGTTGAATCCTTTGGATTATTCGTTACAATTCGGAGAAGTGAACTG GTTGGTCTGTGCCATGTATCAGAACTTTCTGATGAACCTGTCGTTGATATTAACTCTTGCTATAAAGCTGGTGATATGGTTAAAGCCAAAATTCTGAAG ATCGATGAGAAGCGGCATCGAGTATCACTTGGAACGAAGAAGTCGTACTTTGATTCTGGTCTGACTGCTGAcacaaatgatgatgaagatgatgaaagtGCTCTTATGGACATCAGTGTTGCCCCTCAGATGGTTGAATATCATAACAGAAGTTTAGTTCATCGCAAAGCAGAACCAATGGCTTCTGTGCTGCCTCTTCAGGTTTGCTTGGATGAATCTGAAGGTTCTGACCTAgaggataataataataataataataaaggtCTTGAAATTGCAAATGGAACTGAAGCAAATGCTAAAAAGAATGATAAACAATTAAAGAAGGAAGCAAGAAAACAAAG GGAACTAGAAATCAGTGCTATGGAGGAAAGGGCTTTGCAGGGAGATGTACCACAAACTCCAGATGATTTTGAGAAGTTGGTCAGGAGCTCCCCAAATAGTAGTTTTGTCTGGATAAAATATATGGCCACTTTGTTAGATCTTGCAGATGTTGAGAAAGCACGTGCAGTAGCTGAGAG GGCTTTAAAAACAATAATCCccagagaagaagaggagaaactTAATGTTTGGGTAGCATATTTCAATCTGGAAAATGAATACGGTAGTCCACGGGAG GATGCTGTGAAAAAGGTATTCCAAAGAGCCTTGCAATATTGTGATCCCAAAAAGTTGCACTTGGCTCTTCTTGCGATGTACGAGAGGACCGAACAGTATGAACTTGCAGATGAACTTCTAGACAGAATGACCAAAAGGTTCAAAACTTCCTGCAAG ATATGGTTATGCCGCATTCAGTTCGCCCTCAAGCAAGGCAAGGATGTTGAGTACATCAAATCCATTGTAAACCGTGTGCTTCTAAGTTTGCCACATAGGAAGCGCATAAAGTTCCTCTCGCAGACAGCTATTCTAGAATTCAAATGTGGGGTGCCTGAAGAAGGAAGATCCAGATTTGAACTAATATTGCGGGAGTACCCAAAAAGAACAGACCTTTGGAGTGTTTATCTTGACCAA GAAATCCGCCTTGGTGACAGAGAAGTTATACGGGCATTGTTTGAGAGGGTGACTTGTCTTACCCTACCTCCAAAAAAGATGCAG TTCTTGTTCAAGAAGTACCTTAATTTCGAGAAGTCACTGGGTCAAGACAACGAAAGAATTCAGCTTGTGCAGCAGAAGGCAATTGAATATGTTCAGAGTTCACTGCCGTCACAAGACAACTCTTGA
- the LOC136549517 gene encoding rRNA biogenesis protein RRP5-like isoform X3 — protein MCATLLCRKIVSENSLCAEVVHVGQLVPCIVLRVDDDKKEGKVNRRVWLSLRLSLLYRGLSLDGLQEGMVLTAQVKSTEDHGYILHFGVSSFSGFMQKDDKENVKIERRQLMQCVVKAIDKTRAIVHLSSDKDLLSKSIIKDLKGLSIDHLIPGMMVNARVHSVLENGVMLSFLTYFSGTVDIFNLLNSFPSGNWKDDYSKNKKVNARILFVDPSTRAVGLTLNKHLLHLEVPPINLKAGDIYDKSKVLRVDKKAGLFLEIPSPTPSPGFISIHDVSDKDAKNLEKFKEGSSLRVRILGVRNLEGVAIGTVKDSAFEGSVFTHDDVKPGMLVRAKVATVEPFGAIVQFSSGVKALCPLPHMSELEHIVKPSKKFKVGAELLFRVLGCKSKRVTVTYKKSLVKSKLDVLASYADAKIGLVTHGWITKIEKHGCFVKFYNGVQGFVSRSDLGLEAGTEAENVYHVGQVVKCRIINVIPASRKLNVSFVISHNRVIPIDTPKLGSIVSGVVERLTPAAIVVSVNGISKGTILNEHLADHHGQASQLKNLLKPGHEFNQLLVLDIEGQNLVLSAKHSLINCANDIPSEISQMHPGVVVHGYICNIIEAGCFVRFLGHLTGFSPKDKAVDRRIERLSDAFYVGQSVRSHILSINAETARVKLALQQSMCSSTDSSFIQGYFLLDQKIAALKYSSNDWAHTFGIGSLVEGEVGAIEEYGIILNFKDHPDVVGLIEHHQLGGSSVEVGSSVKGLVFDLSDGVVNLSLKPELIGSVRNVGKKKKRQRAAVADLELHEEVNAVVEIIKESYVVLSIPEYNYAIGFAPLMDYNSQLLPHHHYDNGQRITVVVGNIPSSDSSGRLILLPKASAQYSALSESKRAKKKSGYKIGSLVEAEIIDIKPLELLLQFGGNLHGRIHITEVLEEDSDEHPFSKLRIGQKLNARIVAEAEPSGKSGKNFKWELSIRPCIVKGEFEELTAQKEQKHTTNEIVRAYVVKVDKEWVWLTVSRNVMAHLFVLDSSSEPSELKEFQQRFSVGQAVKGRVINVNREKRLLRLKALDNQCTQPNIDEIQQSKFSVFEQTKQGDIIGGRVQKILPGVGGLVVQIGPHLHGRVHYTEIVDSWVAEPLSGFHEGQFVKCKVLSVSRSSEGSLRVDLSLRSSNLIRDSNNSGLVDDLATCTSRIEKIKDLLPGTEIKGYVKNVNSKGCFIMLSRMVEARITLSNLSDEYVENPQKDFPVGMLVHGRVLSTDPSSGRVEASLRKTTGSKLEKLDDISYSDLHVGDIIDGQVKRVESFGLFVTIRRSELVGLCHVSELSDEPVVDINSCYKAGDMVKAKILKIDEKRHRVSLGTKKSYFDSGLTADTNDDEDDESALMDISVAPQMVEYHNRSLVHRKAEPMASVLPLQVCLDESEGSDLEDNNNNNNKGLEIANGTEANAKKNDKQLKKEARKQRELEISAMEERALQGDVPQTPDDFEKLVRSSPNSSFVWIKYMATLLDLADVEKARAVAERALKTIIPREEEEKLNVWVAYFNLENEYGSPREDAVKKVFQRALQYCDPKKLHLALLAMYERTEQYELADELLDRMTKRFKTSCKIWLCRIQFALKQGKDVEYIKSIVNRVLLSLPHRKRIKFLSQTAILEFKCGVPEEGRSRFELILREYPKRTDLWSVYLDQEIRLGDREVIRALFERVTCLTLPPKKMQFLFKKYLNFEKSLGQDNERIQLVQQKAIEYVQSSLPSQDNS, from the exons ATGTGTGCGACATTGCTTTGCAGGAAAATCGTAAG tgagAACAGTTTATGTGCAGAAGTTGTTCATGTTGGTCAGCTTGTTCCTTGTATAGTCCTACGAGTTGACGATGATAAGAAAGAAGGAAAAGTAAACAGACGGGTTTGGCTATCATTGCGATTAAGCCTACTGTACAGGGGACTTTCCCTGGATGGCTTGCAGGAAGGAATG GTACTTACTGCCCAAGTCAAAAGCACTGAGGACCATGGTTACATTCTTCATTTTGGAGTATCCTCCTTTAGCGGATTTATGCAAAAGGATGACAAAG AAAATGTGAAGATTGAGCGCCGACAACTGATGCAATGTGTTGTGAAGGCGATTGACAAAACTCGGGCTATTGTTCACTTGAGTTCTGATAAAGACTTGCTTTCTAAATCTATT ATTAAGGATCTGAAAGGCCTTTCTATTGATCATTTGATTCCTGGGATGATGGTTAATGCACGCGTCCATTCAGTTCTTGAAAATGGAGTCATGTTATCATTTCTTACTTATTTCAGTGGAACA GTTGATATTTTTAATTTGTTGAATTCCTTTCCCTCTGGTAATTGGAAAGATGATTACAGTAAGAATAAGAAG GTAAATGCTCGCATCCTGTTCGTTGATCCATCAACAAGAGCAGTTGGGCTTACATTGAACAAACATTTACTTCATCTTGAAGTACCCCCTATT AATCTAAAAGCTGGAGATATCTACGATAAATCAAAGGTGCTGAGGGTAGATAAAAAGGCTGGCCTTTTTCTTGAAATACCTTCTCCAACTCCATCACCTGGATTTATTAGT ATACATGATGTGTCAGACAAGGATGCAAAAAACTTGGAGAAGTTTAAGGAAGGCAGTAGCTTACGTGTCCGTATACTTGGAGTGCGGAATCTTGAAGGAGTTGCAATAGGCACCGTAAAA GACAGTGCTTTTGAAGGGTCTGTTTTCACTCATGATGATGTTAAACCTGGAATGTTAGTGAGAGCTAAGGTTGCTACTGTTGAGCCATTCGGTGCTATTGTACAGTTTTCAAGTGGTGTGAAAGCACTTTGCCCGCTTCCTCACATGTCAGAGTTGGAACATATTGTGAAACCATCAAAGAAATTTAAG GTTGGAGCTGAGCTTCTTTTCCGTGTATTGGGCTGCAAATCCAAGAGAGTTACAGTGACATACAAGAAGTCTCTG GTGAAATCAAAACTTGATGTGCTGGCATCATATGCTGATGCAAAAATTGGTTTAGTGACTCATGGATGGATTACTAAAATTGAAAAGCACGGTTGCTTTGTAAAATTCTACAATGGAGTTCAGGGTTTTGTTAGCAG ATCTGACCTTGGATTAGAGGCTGGAACTGAAGCAGAAAATGTTTATCATGTTGGTCAAGTGGTCAAATGTAGAATTATCAATGTGATCCCTGCTTCAAGAAAACTAAATGTTAGTTTTGTCATATCCCATAATAG GGTTATTCCAATAGACACTCCAAAGTTGGGTAGTATTGTCTCTGGTGTTGTGGAACGGCTTACTCCTGCAGCTATTGTTGTCAGTGTAAATGGCATCTCCAAGGGGACAATACTAAATGAACATTTGGCAGACCATCATG GTCAAGCTTCTCAGTTGAAGAATTTGCTGAAGCCTGGGCACGAGTTCAACCAACTTCTAGTTCTCG ATATTGAAGGTCAAAATTTAGTTCTTTCGGCAAAGCACTCACTTATCAATTGCGCAAATGACATTCCTTCAGAGATATCGCAGATGCATCCTGGAGTTGTAGTTCAT GGTTACATCTGCAACATTATCGAAGCTGGTTGTTTTGTCCGTTTTCTCGGACATTTGACTGGTTTCTCTCCCAAGGACAAA GCAGTTGATAGGCGGATAGAAAGGCTTTCTGATGCATTCTATGTTGGCCAGTCAGTTCGGAGTCATATACTCAGC ATAAATGCAGAAACTGCTAGAGTAAAACTCGCACTTCAACAGTCAATGTGCTCCTCAACAGATTCTTCATTTATTCAAGGATACTTTCTTCTGGATCAGAAG ATTGCAGCATTGAAGTACTCAAGCAATGATTGGGCTCACACTTTTGGCATTGGTAGCTTAGTTGAGGGGGAGGTGGGAGCAATAGAAGAATATGGCATTATCCTTAACTTCAAAGACCATCCGGATGTTGTTGGCTTAATCGAGCACCATCAAC TTGGTGGCAGTAGTGTGGAAGTGGGATCTTCTGTGAAGGGTCTTGTTTTCGATTTATCTGATGGAGTTGTTAACTTGTCCCTTAAACCAGAGCTAATTGGCAGTGTTAGAAATGTTGGAAAAAAGAAG AAACGCCAAAGGGCTGCAGTTGCAGACTTGGAGCTTCATGAGGAAGTGAATGCAGTTGTGGAAATAATCAAAGAGAGCTATGTG GTCCTTTCCATCCCTGAGTACAATTACGCAATTGGTTTTGCACCACTGATGGATTACAACTCACAACTGCTTCCCCACCACCACTATGATAATGGACAACG CATTACTGTGGTTGTTGGAAATATCCCAAGTTCTGATTCTTCTGGAAGACTTATCCTACTACCAAAAGCTTCGGCTCAGTATTCTGCCCTCTCTGAATCTAAAAGGGCTAAGAAGAAATCTGGCTACAAAATTGGGTCACTTGTTGAAGCAGAG ATTATTGATATCAAGCCGCTTGAACTTCTACTGCAATTTGGTGGCAATCTTCATGGAAGAATCCATATTACTGAG GTTCTTGAAGAGGATTCTGATGAGCATCCCTTTAGTAAACTCAGAATAGGGCAAAAGCTTAATGCCAGAATTGTTGCAGAGGCTGAACCTTCTGGAAAGAGTGGCAAAAACTTCAAATGGGAATTGTCTATTAGGCCATGTATAGTCAAGG GAGAGTTTGAAGAATTAACTGCTCAAAAAGAACAAAAGCACACCACAAATGAGATTGTACGTGCTTATGTCGTCAAGGTGGATAAGGAATGGGTCTGGTTAACTGTATCAAGAAATGTTATGGCTCATTTATTTGTACTTGATAGTTCTTCTGAGCCCAGCGAACTGAAAGAATTCCAGCAGCGCTTTAGTGTAGGCCAAGCAGTGAAGGGCCGTGTTATCAATGTGAACCGGGAGAAAAGGTTACTTCGGTTGAAGGCACTTGATAACCAATGCACACAGCCGAATATAGATGAAATACAACAATCAAAGTTCTCTGTGTTTGAACAAACAAAACAAGGAGATATCATCGGTGGACGTGTTCAAAAAATTCTACCTGGTGTTGGTGGGCTTGTCGTTCAGATTGGACCTCATCTCCATGGGAGGGTTCATTATACTGAAATTGTTGACTCATGGGTGGCCGAACCCTTGTCTGGATTCCATGAGGGCCAGTTTGTGAAGTGCAAGGTCCTGTCTGTGAGCCGCTCATCAGAAGGATCACTTCGAGTTGATCTTTCACTCCGTTCATCAAATCTGATCAGAGACTCTAACAACTCAGGACTAGTTGATGATCT GGCAACCTGTACCTCCCGGATCGAAAAGATCAAGGATCTGCTTCCCGGAACTGAGATTAAG GGCTATGTGAAGAATGTTAATTCCAAAGGATGTTTTATTATGCTTTCTCGAATGGTTGAGGCTAGGATTACTCTATCAAATTTGTCAGATGAGTATGTTGAAAATCCGCAGAAGGATTTCCCTGTTGGAATGCTTGTACATGGAAG GGTCCTGTCTACGGACCCATCATCAGGGAGAGTTGAGGCATCACTTAGGAAGACCACTGGTTCCAAATTGGAAAAGCTGGATGATATTAGTTATAGTGATTTGCATGTTGGGGATATCATTGATGGCCAAGTTAAGCGGGTTGAATCCTTTGGATTATTCGTTACAATTCGGAGAAGTGAACTG GTTGGTCTGTGCCATGTATCAGAACTTTCTGATGAACCTGTCGTTGATATTAACTCTTGCTATAAAGCTGGTGATATGGTTAAAGCCAAAATTCTGAAG ATCGATGAGAAGCGGCATCGAGTATCACTTGGAACGAAGAAGTCGTACTTTGATTCTGGTCTGACTGCTGAcacaaatgatgatgaagatgatgaaagtGCTCTTATGGACATCAGTGTTGCCCCTCAGATGGTTGAATATCATAACAGAAGTTTAGTTCATCGCAAAGCAGAACCAATGGCTTCTGTGCTGCCTCTTCAGGTTTGCTTGGATGAATCTGAAGGTTCTGACCTAgaggataataataataataataataaaggtCTTGAAATTGCAAATGGAACTGAAGCAAATGCTAAAAAGAATGATAAACAATTAAAGAAGGAAGCAAGAAAACAAAG GGAACTAGAAATCAGTGCTATGGAGGAAAGGGCTTTGCAGGGAGATGTACCACAAACTCCAGATGATTTTGAGAAGTTGGTCAGGAGCTCCCCAAATAGTAGTTTTGTCTGGATAAAATATATGGCCACTTTGTTAGATCTTGCAGATGTTGAGAAAGCACGTGCAGTAGCTGAGAG GGCTTTAAAAACAATAATCCccagagaagaagaggagaaactTAATGTTTGGGTAGCATATTTCAATCTGGAAAATGAATACGGTAGTCCACGGGAG GATGCTGTGAAAAAGGTATTCCAAAGAGCCTTGCAATATTGTGATCCCAAAAAGTTGCACTTGGCTCTTCTTGCGATGTACGAGAGGACCGAACAGTATGAACTTGCAGATGAACTTCTAGACAGAATGACCAAAAGGTTCAAAACTTCCTGCAAG ATATGGTTATGCCGCATTCAGTTCGCCCTCAAGCAAGGCAAGGATGTTGAGTACATCAAATCCATTGTAAACCGTGTGCTTCTAAGTTTGCCACATAGGAAGCGCATAAAGTTCCTCTCGCAGACAGCTATTCTAGAATTCAAATGTGGGGTGCCTGAAGAAGGAAGATCCAGATTTGAACTAATATTGCGGGAGTACCCAAAAAGAACAGACCTTTGGAGTGTTTATCTTGACCAA GAAATCCGCCTTGGTGACAGAGAAGTTATACGGGCATTGTTTGAGAGGGTGACTTGTCTTACCCTACCTCCAAAAAAGATGCAG TTCTTGTTCAAGAAGTACCTTAATTTCGAGAAGTCACTGGGTCAAGACAACGAAAGAATTCAGCTTGTGCAGCAGAAGGCAATTGAATATGTTCAGAGTTCACTGCCGTCACAAGACAACTCTTGA